The Candidatus Bathyarchaeota archaeon genomic interval CTAGGTGTCAAAAACGACCCTACCAAAGGGCTGGCTCCCCCTGGATGGGGACACCATCGCAACGAGGGAGGGCTTTATATTCAACGTCTTCGGATATGAGCATCCCGAGAGCCGTGTATTCGCCTTCCTGAAGTACATCCCTTCAAAGTATAGAGAGCTCTTCAGGGTTCGCCTCCTGGGGAGAACCTGGAGGCTTGGGGAGGATGAGCTCCTCAGGGCTGAGAGGCTCTACACGGCCGAGAACTACAAGGCCTTCCTGACAACCTTCAAGGAGAATTTCCCAGATTACATCTACTACTGCCCATTTAGGATGAAAGAGGTGATCAGCGTCCCCCTAGACCGTGTAGTGGAGGTCTACTGTCCCAGGGAGAGGCTCAGAAGCCTGTTAGAGGATGAGGCGAAGGACCCTCTCCAGAGAAGCGCCCAGGACCTGATTGAGCTGCTCTCCGAGGAGTCTAAGGTTCCCGTAGAGGATTTCGGGATCCATGGCTCCATAGCCATGAATATGCACACAGCCCAATCGGACATCGACCTAGCTGTATATGGAGGCCAGAACTTCAGGAAGGTCGAGGCCGCTATAGATAGGCTGGCTGGAGATGGGACCCTGAACTACATCTTCAAAAACCGCCTCGATATAGCCAGGAGATACAGGGGGAGGTTTCGGGGAAGGATATTCATGTACAACGCCACCAGGAAGCCTGAGGAGATAAAATCTAGGTATGGAGAACACAGGTACATCCCCCTCTACCCCGTCAAACTACGTTGCAGGGTCAGAGAGGACGGGGAGGCTGTCTTCCGACCCGCGACCTATGGCGTCGAGAGCATAAAGCCTCTAAACGGCTCAGCCCTCCAAAGCGGGTTGACCCCGGGGGTCGTCGTCTCCATGATGGGCTGCTATAGGAATGTGGCTAGGAGGGGCCAGGAGATAGAGGTTTCAGGGATGCTTGAGAGGGTGGAGTGCATAGAGACGGGCAGGGTTTATCATCAGGTGGTCGTGGGCTCTGCAACGAGCGAGGAGGAGTACATCTGGCCCCTCTAAGCCTCAGGGATAGGGATGCCATCATAACCCGGGAGGGGCTTATCTTCAGGGTTCTGGGCTATACACATCCGCAGGAGGGCTACATATGCGATCTAGAGTACGCCCCGGAAGGCGTCTACAGATCTGAGGATTCCAGGGCATATAGGACCGAGGGGGAGAGGGTCTACTACAAGTTCTATGGGGATGAGGGGTGGGGCTTCATCCAAAGGGGGTTTCCAAGGTACATGGTCTTCCTCCAGCCCCTTGGGAGAAGGGTTCTTGGGGTGAGGGGAACCGACATCGGAGGGGTGAAGAGGCCTGAGGAGGCCCTGAGAAAACTCCTAGAATGCGGATCCAAAGACGAGCTAACAGGAGCTCTTGAGAGGTTGATGGAGATCGTTATTGAGGGCTCGGCCATATCAGCCCAGGAGTTCGGGGTCTTCGGCTCAATCCTCCACGGCTTCTACAACCCAAGATTATCGGACCTAGATATGGTCGTGTATGGGAGGGGGACTCTGGAAAGGTTGAGAGAACTCCTTCGGGAGCTGTATATGGGTGGAGGATCGAGGCTCTCAAACGAGTTTGAGAAGGATGAATCTGTGGCTGGGAAGAATTGGCGCTTCAGAAACATAACTCCAAAAGAGTTTGTATGGCATCAAAGGAGAAAGATGATCTATGGGATATTCCACGATGAAAATGCTGGAAGGGATATAAAGTTTGAATTTGAACCAGTTAAACTGTTCAGCGAGATAAAAAATGAGTATAATGAATTAAGGAGGGTAAAATGGGATGGGTGGGTTAGAGCCCTTCTAAGGGTTAGGGACGACTCAGAGGGCCCCTACATGCCCTCAGTATACCATGTCGAACCCTTGGAGATATTGGAAGGTCCTGAGGTCGATGATGTTGAGAAGGTGGTCTCCTACCTAGAGGAGTTCAGAATGCAGGCCTGGAGGGATGAGGTCATATATGTGGAGGGGAACCTCGAATGGGTCGAGACGCGAGGAGGGGAATATCACCAGATTACACTAACCTATGGACCCAGATATTATGAACAGGTCATCAAACTAGCCGAGATGGGAGCTTCCCAGACTGATTAAATCCCAAGACAGTATGGTCTGCAACCCCATCCATGAGGAGCATCCTCAAAATACTCCTTCTACCTCTCAGGCTCCTCACCGCTCCTCCCAAGGGTTATACCTCCACCTTAACATCCTGCAGATTGCTCTCAACAGCTAGGAGTCAAAAGCTTTAATTGTGGGAAATTTTCTCAAATTGTGGGAATGTCTATAGTAGAGGTGGATGAGAAGTATCGCATAACCCTGCCGAAGGAGGTGCGAAGGTCCCTAGTCCCGCTGAAGGGCAGGAAAGCCTATATTGTCGGAGCCGGCGACGTCGTGGTGGTGAGGATCCTCGCCTCAGACCCCTCGGAGGCCCTAAGGGAGATACTCGGGGACTTCACCTTCGACAGGAGGAGTAGGGAGGAGGCGGAGAGGTGGCTGCTGGAGCAGGTGAGGAGTACCTAGTAGAGACGGACTTCCTGTTTGGCCTCAGGGCTGGAGACCGTAACTTCGAGGCCGTTGTTGGAGCGCTGAGAAGATGTAAGAGCGGAGCCATCAAGCTCTCGGTCCCCTCATCCTCGGTGGTTGAAGCGAGGGCTGTATTGTACTCAAAGGGCCTAAAGCCCAATGAGGTTGAAGTGGCGCTAGGGCTGATGGGCGCCAAGCTCGCGGAGAACGACGTCATGGACTTCATCCAGATCGAGCTTGCTGACGCGGTCTATGCTGAGAGGCTCAGGATCGAGAACCCAAACCTCGGCTTCTTCGACTCCCTCCACGCGGCCGCTGCGGCGAGGAGGGGGAAACTCCTGCTGACCTCTAACAAGGCTTACAAAGGGATAACAAGCCTCAAGGTCAGGGATCTCAGCGATTTTATTCCTTAGAGGTTTCACATAGGGATACTATATGTCCATTAAGGATTAGGATCCAGCCTCTCCAGCCTGAAATCGGAGGGTTGGTCGAGATTCAGATAGCATAGCCTTAGGTAGGAAATACCAAATGAGTATATACTGAAATAGGTATGAGAGTATGAGTTAAGACGAGCGTAAGTATTGACGGTAAGTTGTGGCGTAGGATAAAGGAGAAGGCCGCTGAGGAGGATGACCAGGCTTTGCTCATCTCTGCCTGAGCCTCAACCCTCCGGGAGAGCAAATTCTGTGAATGGACCTAGCGGTTCTTCTTTCTCGTAGGTCAGGTTTTTCAACTGCGACGGCCCTCGCCTTGTTAAGCTGTGTTTATTTCCCCCTGTCCTCAGGTTTCTAGGCGGCTGGTTTGAGGCGGATTGGGAAGATTAAGAGCCTTGGAGTGCATAGGCTTGGCCGTAAGGGTGAGGCTGAGGATAGGGTCCGGGAATAGGGAGGCTCTCTTCTCCGCCTTGGTAAATAGTGGATTTGAGGCTGATGAGCCCCAGCTCATCCTCCCATATCGCTTAGCTGGGGTTCTCGGCCTATCCTAAGCGGGAGCTAGTATTGAGGATTTCAGCACGGCCGGTGGTGGAAGGGTCTCGGGCTACCGGTTATATGAACCCCTCGAGGTTGAGCTGATTTTGGGCGATGGGCCTCCCATTAAAGCCTCAGCATATGTGACGATCCTTCCAGGTGAGAACGAGGCCATAATGAGTGACCACCTAGCCTCCCAGCTGGGAATAATCATCCTAGACCCATACAGGGGGACTGGTGCCTCACCAACGAGCTAGTAGTTAGGAGGAGGCCCACGGCAAAGCCTGAAGAATGGAGGTAGAACGGTGAGGATCGTAAAGGCTCTGGAGATCTGCCAGCTCTAGGCATGTGAACTTATATGGAGGGTTAGGCCACAAAAGCGTGTTGAGGGAGCCATAAAAGATGTTGATAGATTCATGGAGAAGAGATTGATATAGGTTTTTAGGATAGAAAGCCTTTTATTATAATTCATTATAATTTTGATGGTGTTCTATTTGGCCATCGAGGCTAAGGTTAGGAGAATAGGGACGAGCCTAGGCATTATAATTCCCAAGGAGAGGCTCGAGGAGTTAGGGGTTGGGGAGGGGGATGTGATTGTGATCCCTAGGATTGAGAAGCCGGTGAAGAATGTGAGAGGGATCTTAAGAGGAAGGGGCTTCGCTTTTGAAAGGGAGAAACCAGATAGGGAGGAAGATATCGAAGCCGCGTTAAGAGAATCTAGAGGTCTGAAAAGGTGAATGGATGGAGGGCCAGGCTGGTCGAGTGGTGGTGTTCGACGCTTATGCATGGTGTGAGTATGTAGTAGATGGACCTCACGCCGAGACCGTCGCTCAAGCCCTGCAATCCGCTTATCAAGCCCTGACCCCAGCCTCAGCACTGGCAGAGGTTAGGGAAGCTCTAGAGAGGCATCAAGTTGAGCCCAGTGTAATCAAGGATATAATGGAGTTTATCAGGGCTAGAAGCCAAGTGGTGAACATAGATGTCGATGTGGCAGAGAAGGCTGGAGAGGTTAACTTTCAGATGAAGAAGAGGGCCAAGGGCTGGGGTATGCTCGATTCCTTTGTCTACGCTGTGGCCCTCTTAAAAAAGGGGTGGGTTTTAACAGGTGACACCCACTTCAGGGATTTAGCCAACGTCATCTACATCGGAGAGTGAGGGCTCTCGATATTCTCTATCATATATCTAAACAAGCCCTTGGTTGAATTCCCGAAAATACCTGAGAGA includes:
- a CDS encoding AbrB/MazE/SpoVT family DNA-binding domain-containing protein, translating into MSIVEVDEKYRITLPKEVRRSLVPLKGRKAYIVGAGDVVVVRILASDPSEALREILGDFTFDRRSREEAERWLLEQVRST
- a CDS encoding PIN domain-containing protein, producing MAAGAGEEYLVETDFLFGLRAGDRNFEAVVGALRRCKSGAIKLSVPSSSVVEARAVLYSKGLKPNEVEVALGLMGAKLAENDVMDFIQIELADAVYAERLRIENPNLGFFDSLHAAAAARRGKLLLTSNKAYKGITSLKVRDLSDFIP
- a CDS encoding PIN domain-containing protein, whose product is MEGQAGRVVVFDAYAWCEYVVDGPHAETVAQALQSAYQALTPASALAEVREALERHQVEPSVIKDIMEFIRARSQVVNIDVDVAEKAGEVNFQMKKRAKGWGMLDSFVYAVALLKKGWVLTGDTHFRDLANVIYIGE